Below is a window of Hydrogenovibrio crunogenus DNA.
AGACGCACCAGACCATACCGCTCTTTAACACCGTACAAGTTTTTGAAAGTATAGGACTCAAACAAAGGTAAGGCAGCATGGAAGAAAAAGCTGAACCCAAAGACAGTAAGCAGCAAACCGATAAAAGAGTGGTAATACACTAATCCAAAAGAAAACAACAACGTCAGGAAGGCGGTCCATCTAAGCCAGCGAATGGTTTCGCCCGTTCGATCTGCCCACCACCCTAAAACATTCGGAGCCACGATTTTGGTGCCAATAAACACCGCCATCAGTTGGCCGATCTGAATGGCATTAAACCCTAACGATTGATAATACAAACCAATATAGGGAATTAAGGCGCCAAACAGCATGAAATAGAAAAAATAAAAACTGGAAAGTTTTGGGTAGGCAGCTCGGTAATGCTGATCAGGCATGAAAAACCTCAAAAAGGTTAAAAATAACAGCAATCATAAAATCACCCCTTTCTTGAACCCAATCGCGCGTTCAAAGAAAGGGGAATACACCACGCTTAGGTTTCAGGGTGTGCCAAGTCCATGACTGGAGGAATCACATCCCCGTTTTGAGCACGATTACGCATAAAATGATCCATCAAAACTAACGCCACTTTTGCTTCCGCAATCGGGGTGGCACGAATACCCACACAAGGGTCGTGGCGCCCTTTCGTGACCATTTCAATGGCCTCCCCTTCAGTATTAATGCTTCGACCAGGCGTCATAATACTAGAGGTTGGTTTCAAAGCAATGTGTGCCACAATATCCTGTCCGGTAGAAATGCCGCCTAAAATACCGCCGGCATGATTGGAAACGAACCCCTCCGGTGTCATTTCATCTCGATGTTCCGTCCCACGTTGTGCCGCCACGGCAAACCCGTCACCAATCTCGACCCCTTTTACCGCATTGATACTCATCAGCGCATGGGCTAAATCGGCATCTAGCCGATCAAACACCGGCTCACCCAGACCCACAGGTACATTTTTCGCAATAATAGAGATCTTAGCCCCAACAGAATCTTTCTGCTTTAGCAGGTTATCCATGTACTGGCGAATTTCTTCTTGCTTGTTTTTATCCGGACAAAAATATTCATTATCGTTATCAAATGGCCAGGAAACATGGTCGACCGTAATCGGACCCAACTGAGACAGGTAGCCTTTAATTTCAATTCCAAGGCGTTCTTTCAGGTATTTTTTCGCCACGGCACCTGCTGCAACCCGCATGGCCGTTTCGCGCGCAGAAGAGCGCCCGCCGCCACGATAGTCTCGGATACCGTATTTTTGGGTATAGGTATAATCGGCATGCGCCGGACGAAACGTTTCCGCTACTTTTGAATAGTCTTTTGAACGTTGATCAGTATTGTGAATCATTAAACCAATCGGCGTACCGGTGGTTTTGCCTTCAAACACACCGGACAAAATCTGTACTTTATCGTCTTCACGACGGGCAGTCGCATGCTTTGAGGTACCCGGCTTGCGACGATCCAATTCAATCTGAATGTCTTCTTCCGACAGTTCCATCCCCGGCGGGCAGCCATCTATGATGGCGCCTAATGCAATGCCATGACTTTCGCCAAACGTGGTGACACGAAAATTTTGTCCTAATGTATTACCCGACATAACGTATTTCTCAAATCGCTTTAATATTATAATCTGTGCATTATACTAGACCAGCCCAAGCGCACTCAAAATTATCTCTTTCAATTTACGTAAAAAACGGCTTTTATTTATGAAATGGCAGCATCCCTCACCATTTATTTTAGAACATACCGTCTCAGAAGAAGATTTGGATTTTCTTCGACACGTGAATAATAAAAAATATTTAAATTGGCTTGAGTGGGTTTCTTGGCAACACAGCCTGTCTGTTGGCATTGACCAGGCATTACAGCAGAAAGTTGGCAAAATCATGGTGGTTAAGCAGCATGAATTGAATTACCACGCGGGTTGTTTTTTAGACGATGAGCTGCTTATTGGCACTTGGGTTGGAGAGCAAATCGGTTGTTGTCAGCGTAAGCGTTTTTATCAAATTTTTAGAAAATCAGATCAACGCTTGGTGTTCTCAGGTCACACACTATGGGCGTGCATGGACTTAAAAACCTATCGCGCCAGCGTCATTCCTGACGAGTTTATCCAACCCTATCTTAAACATTGACGGCTTATTGGTCGGACAGCGTGACAATCAGTCCTTTATTAGAAAACCAATACCCGCGCCCCATGCCGCTATTCGCCATCGTACCGGGAATATTGTGTTGCCCTCTTAGTACAGTTCCAACCGGCACGGCTTCACCTTGATGAAAGCATTTTGGCGTTTCCAAGCTGTATTCATAGCGTCGATGGTTCTTATTTAGGACTGCTTTGCCTTTAATAATGCACCCTTTCGCTTTGCCACTGATGACTTTCAATTTTACTGGCAAAGGATTTTGCTGCGTGGCTTCACCATACAGGCCATTTAAGAAAATCGCTTCAGTATCGGAGGCTTGGGCAGACAAAATACCTCCAAACAGACTGAATACAACGCCATAACCAAGCTCTTTAATACGCATAGCAAATCCCCTTTTGTAATACGCTTGCCTTGCTGCTGAACACCAACGTCAAAGCAGTTGTCTAAAACAGACAAAGTCTATCCTACTGTGTTTCACTCATAAAATAACAATAGAATATTATGAGATGCTAATAAACTTAAGTAATACCTCTCACATTTATTTATGGAGAAGGGATGGTGTATTGTGCGTGAATGCGTTCAATTTGATGCAATGTTTCGTCATCCAGTGTCACATTGATGGAGTCAATATTTTCCTTTAGTTGTGCCATCGTGGTTGCGCCGATGATGTTGGCTGACAAAAACGGACGGCTGTTCACAAATGCTAAGGCCAACAGGGTTGGCGTCAACCCGTTACCATGCGCCAATGCAGCATACAACTCCGTCGCTTTCACGGCATTATTATTGGAGTAGCGATCATAGCCCGGAAATAAATTCAAACGGGCATTTTCAGCCGCCGTTCCGTTTAAGTATTTACCACTTAGCACCCCAAACCCTAACGGTGAATAGGCTAATAACCCCACGTCTTCACGGTGTGATACTTCTGCTAACCCGACTTCATAGCTTCGATTTAACAAACTGTATGGGTTTTGAACCGTAACGATTTTTTCCAACCCTAAACGTTCTGCCGTTTCGATGAATTTCATCGTGCCCCAAGGCGTTTCGTTCGACAAACCGATATGACGAATTTTGCCTTGCTTCACAAAATCACTCAGAACTTCCAATGTTTCTTCAATCGGGGTAAAAACATCTTCGTCGGCAGGTGTATAACCCAGATCGCCAAAGAAATTAGTCTGTCTTTCCGGCCAATGCAATTGATACAAATCAAGGTAATCCGTTTGAAGGCGCTTTAGAGACCCTTCCAAAGCCGCCGTAATATGCGCCCGATTGAATTTTGTTTTACCGTCACGAATATGAAGGGAAAGATCTGAAGGTCCGGCAATTTTCGAAGCCAACACGATCTCATTACGTTTTCCGGTTTTGGTCAACCAATGCCCAATGATTTCTTCAGTCTTTCCATAAGTTTCCGCACGAGGAGGCACCGCATAAAGCTCGGCCGTATCCCAGAAATTCACTCCCTGTGACAGCGCATAATCCATTTGCTCAAACGCTTCTGCCTGGGTATTTTGTTCGCCCCATGTCATCGTGCCTAAACAAATACGGCTGACTTGGATATCAGAGTGTCCTAACGTGTTATAAATCATGCAAACTCCTTGATGAAAATTCCATTATTAGATAAAAACCACAAAAAAACGGCCAGGCCTGGCTATTTTGGCAACGTATTTGATGTAATCGCTTGTTTAAGCTGGGCAAGGGCTTGAGTCAATGTCTCTTCTGGAACGGCTAAATTCATTCGCATAAATCCTTTGCCGGCTTTGCCGAAACTTTCACCGTCATTCAACCCCAGCTTCGCATTGTAAACCAGCCAGTCTTTCAACGCCTCTTGGGACTCAAAAATGGCTGAAAAGTCCAGCCAAACCAAATAAGAAGCCTCCGGTATCATTACTTTTACCTGAGGTAAAAAACGATGAAAAAAGGTTTTCACGCGCTCAATATTTTCTAAAAAATACTGTAATAACTGATCACGATATTGACGGCCCTCGTCTGAATAAGCCGCTTGCGTTGCTAGATAACCAAACAAGTTCAAATCTTGAATGGCATTGGCTTGGCAAATTTTCAAGTAAGCCGCTTTTAACTCCGGATTGGCGATAATGGCATAGCCGATCTGCAACCCACCCAAATTAAAGGTTTTACCGGGAGAGCTCAACGTAACGGTGTTGTTTTGACTTTCTTCTGTTATAGATGCCATCGGAATATGCTGATGCTCTGGATACGTCATATCCGCATGAATTTCATCCGACACCACAACCACGTCATGTTTTAAACAAATCGCTGCGAGTTTTTCCAGTTCCGATTTTAACCAAACCCGTCCAGAAGGGTTCTGAGGGTTACAAAACAAAAATAATTTCACTTGGTGATCGATGATTTTTTGTTCAAAAACGTCAAAATCAATTTCATAACGATCGTTTTGCAATATCAATGGCGCTTCGACACACTGACGACTTTCAATTGCCGAAGCCGTCAAAAAAGGGGGATAAACCGGAGGCTGAACCAAAATGGCATCGCCGGGATTCGTAAACGCAGAAACGGCCATAAAAAACCCATTCGCAACATTATG
It encodes the following:
- a CDS encoding acyl-CoA thioesterase, which translates into the protein MKWQHPSPFILEHTVSEEDLDFLRHVNNKKYLNWLEWVSWQHSLSVGIDQALQQKVGKIMVVKQHELNYHAGCFLDDELLIGTWVGEQIGCCQRKRFYQIFRKSDQRLVFSGHTLWACMDLKTYRASVIPDEFIQPYLKH
- a CDS encoding NADP(H)-dependent aldo-keto reductase — protein: MIYNTLGHSDIQVSRICLGTMTWGEQNTQAEAFEQMDYALSQGVNFWDTAELYAVPPRAETYGKTEEIIGHWLTKTGKRNEIVLASKIAGPSDLSLHIRDGKTKFNRAHITAALEGSLKRLQTDYLDLYQLHWPERQTNFFGDLGYTPADEDVFTPIEETLEVLSDFVKQGKIRHIGLSNETPWGTMKFIETAERLGLEKIVTVQNPYSLLNRSYEVGLAEVSHREDVGLLAYSPLGFGVLSGKYLNGTAAENARLNLFPGYDRYSNNNAVKATELYAALAHGNGLTPTLLALAFVNSRPFLSANIIGATTMAQLKENIDSINVTLDDETLHQIERIHAQYTIPSP
- a CDS encoding pyridoxal phosphate-dependent aminotransferase; the encoded protein is MKVEFINSISRLGTDAEKYELRQKLFGTDDVLPMWVADQDLPTPSFILEVLKKRLEHPILGYNHMPDSLYQSIVDWQAQYYYEVDSSDIVFTHNVANGFFMAVSAFTNPGDAILVQPPVYPPFLTASAIESRQCVEAPLILQNDRYEIDFDVFEQKIIDHQVKLFLFCNPQNPSGRVWLKSELEKLAAICLKHDVVVVSDEIHADMTYPEHQHIPMASITEESQNNTVTLSSPGKTFNLGGLQIGYAIIANPELKAAYLKICQANAIQDLNLFGYLATQAAYSDEGRQYRDQLLQYFLENIERVKTFFHRFLPQVKVMIPEASYLVWLDFSAIFESQEALKDWLVYNAKLGLNDGESFGKAGKGFMRMNLAVPEETLTQALAQLKQAITSNTLPK
- the aroC gene encoding chorismate synthase yields the protein MSGNTLGQNFRVTTFGESHGIALGAIIDGCPPGMELSEEDIQIELDRRKPGTSKHATARREDDKVQILSGVFEGKTTGTPIGLMIHNTDQRSKDYSKVAETFRPAHADYTYTQKYGIRDYRGGGRSSARETAMRVAAGAVAKKYLKERLGIEIKGYLSQLGPITVDHVSWPFDNDNEYFCPDKNKQEEIRQYMDNLLKQKDSVGAKISIIAKNVPVGLGEPVFDRLDADLAHALMSINAVKGVEIGDGFAVAAQRGTEHRDEMTPEGFVSNHAGGILGGISTGQDIVAHIALKPTSSIMTPGRSINTEGEAIEMVTKGRHDPCVGIRATPIAEAKVALVLMDHFMRNRAQNGDVIPPVMDLAHPET